A DNA window from Arachis hypogaea cultivar Tifrunner chromosome 18, arahy.Tifrunner.gnm2.J5K5, whole genome shotgun sequence contains the following coding sequences:
- the LOC112770652 gene encoding topless-related protein 1 isoform X1, with amino-acid sequence MSNPTIVAHAAVSRGATIGLGIAIGLGAPSIPATLKDPRTLPTNPSVDYPSGDSNHVSKRTRPMGMSDEVNLPVNVLSATFPGHGHGQAFNAPYDLPKTIMRTLNQDSSPMSMDFHPVQQTILLVGTNVGDIALWEVGSTEWLVLRNFKVWDLSACSMPFQAALVKDPDVSINRVIWSPDGALFRVAYARHIVQIYSYHGGDEVQQHLEAFNAFGESCGSVILDAGVNII; translated from the exons ATGTCAAATCCTACCATTGTAGCACATGCTGCAGTTTCTAGAGGAGCCACTATAGGTCTTGGTATTGCTATAGGTCTTGGTGCACCATCAATCCCTG CTACTTTGAAGGACCCTAGGACCCTTCCAACTAATCCTTCTGTTGACTACCCATCTGGAGATTCAAATCATGTCTCTAAGAGAACAAGACCAATGGGAATGTCGGATGAG GTAAATCTTCCTGTCAATGTGTTGTCAGCCACGTTCCCAGGTCATGGTCATGGCCAGGCTTTTAATGCACCATATGACTTGCCAAAGACTATTATGCGGACTCTGAACCAGGATTCATCTCCTATGAGCATGGACTTCCATCCAGTTCAACAGACTATACTTCTTG TTGGTACAAATGTTGGGGACATTGCTTTGTGGGAAGTGGGTTCTACGGAGTGGTTGGTCTTGAGGAATTTCAAAGTTTGGGATCTTAGTGCCTGTTCAATGCCATTTCAG GCTGCTCTTGTCAAAGATCCAGATGTTTCTATCAACCGTGTGATTTGGAGTCCAGATGGTGCTTTATTCC GAGTTGCTTACGCAAGGCACATTGTTCAGATATACTCTTATCATGGTGGCGATGAAGTACAGCAGCACCTGGAG GCTTTTAATGCTTTTGGGGAGTCTTGTGGATCGGTGATTCTGGATGCAGGGGTGAATATTATCTAG
- the LOC112770652 gene encoding topless-related protein 1 isoform X2 — protein sequence MSNPTIVAHAAVSRGATIGLGIAIGLGAPSIPATLKDPRTLPTNPSVDYPSGDSNHVSKRTRPMGMSDEVNLPVNVLSATFPGHGHGQAFNAPYDLPKTIMRTLNQDSSPMSMDFHPVQQTILLVGTNVGDIALWEVGSTEWLVLRNFKVWDLSACSMPFQAALVKDPDVSINRVIWSPDGALFRVAYARHIVQIYSYHGGDEVQQHLEYLYL from the exons ATGTCAAATCCTACCATTGTAGCACATGCTGCAGTTTCTAGAGGAGCCACTATAGGTCTTGGTATTGCTATAGGTCTTGGTGCACCATCAATCCCTG CTACTTTGAAGGACCCTAGGACCCTTCCAACTAATCCTTCTGTTGACTACCCATCTGGAGATTCAAATCATGTCTCTAAGAGAACAAGACCAATGGGAATGTCGGATGAG GTAAATCTTCCTGTCAATGTGTTGTCAGCCACGTTCCCAGGTCATGGTCATGGCCAGGCTTTTAATGCACCATATGACTTGCCAAAGACTATTATGCGGACTCTGAACCAGGATTCATCTCCTATGAGCATGGACTTCCATCCAGTTCAACAGACTATACTTCTTG TTGGTACAAATGTTGGGGACATTGCTTTGTGGGAAGTGGGTTCTACGGAGTGGTTGGTCTTGAGGAATTTCAAAGTTTGGGATCTTAGTGCCTGTTCAATGCCATTTCAG GCTGCTCTTGTCAAAGATCCAGATGTTTCTATCAACCGTGTGATTTGGAGTCCAGATGGTGCTTTATTCC GAGTTGCTTACGCAAGGCACATTGTTCAGATATACTCTTATCATGGTGGCGATGAAGTACAGCAGCACCTGGAG TATCTGTACCTTTAA